The genomic stretch TCGGCGAAGAAGCTGGAGCCGATTCCGACGATGACGGCGAGCACCATGACCTTGATGCCCGAGGAGACGACGTTGCCGAGCACGCGCTCGGCAAGGAAGCTGGTGCGGTTCCACAGCGCGAAGGGCACGAGAATGAAGCCGGCGAGGCTCGTCAGCTTGAACTCGATGATCGTGACGAACATCTGCACGGCGAGGATGAAGAAGGCGAGTATGACGATCGCCCAGGCGAGCAGGAGCACCGCGATCGTCAGGAAGTTCTCGAAGAAGCTGACGAAGCCCATCATGCTCGCGGCCTGCTCGAGAAGCGGCCATGCGGCAGAATAGCCGGTCGCGGCGAGCCGGCCCGGCCTCAGCAAATCGTCAGCCGAAAGCGTACCCCCGCCGGCGGTCAGCCCGGCCTGGGCGAAGGACTTGAAGATGATATCGGCCAGCGTCGAGAAGCTGTTCAGGATGAACGCGAAAGCGCCGACGTAGAGAATCTTGCGCAGGAAGCGGCCGATGACGTCCTGTTCGCCCCCCATGGCCCAGAACAGGCCCGCGAGCGTGATGTCGATGCCGATCAGCGTCGCGGTCAGGAAGCCGACATCCGGGCCAAGCAGCCCGAAGCCGCTATCGATGTAGCGGATGAAGGCTTCCATGAACCGGTCGATGACGTTGAGATCGTTCACGGGCGCGTCGTTTCCTGCTGGTGTGGCGACGAAATCGCGGGGCGTGGCCTGGGGAGCGGGTAGCCACGCCCCGCGGCGATGACGGCGTAGGGGGGACCGCCGCCATCAAGCTCGGCTAGCGGGGCGTGTAGGTCGAGCCGGTTCCGAGAAACCTCTTGGTGGCGAGGCGTCCGTCGATCTCGGCCTGCGCGCGCCGCGCGGCCTCGGTCGCCTGGGCGCGATATTGCGCCGCCATGAGATCCTGGATCTGGAACTGCTGCTTGGCCGCGAGCGCGAGCAGCTGGTTCGACGTCTGCGTGGCCTGCAACG from Tsuneonella deserti encodes the following:
- the trbL gene encoding P-type conjugative transfer protein TrbL translates to MNDLNVIDRFMEAFIRYIDSGFGLLGPDVGFLTATLIGIDITLAGLFWAMGGEQDVIGRFLRKILYVGAFAFILNSFSTLADIIFKSFAQAGLTAGGGTLSADDLLRPGRLAATGYSAAWPLLEQAASMMGFVSFFENFLTIAVLLLAWAIVILAFFILAVQMFVTIIEFKLTSLAGFILVPFALWNRTSFLAERVLGNVVSSGIKVMVLAVIVGIGSSFFAEFTTALQGQEPDLGQAMSLALGALSLLGLGIFGPGIASGLVAGAPQLGAGAALGTTIGAAGAVALGGGAAIGAARL